From one Alosa alosa isolate M-15738 ecotype Scorff River chromosome 5, AALO_Geno_1.1, whole genome shotgun sequence genomic stretch:
- the fzd10 gene encoding frizzled-10, which produces MTLSSGKLTFLCLLLACGAAFSSVISSLDPEQPGEGRCQKIAIPMCKDIGYNLTVMPNLMGHEDQNEAAIKLHEFAPLIQVGCHSHLRFFLCSLYAPMCSEKVSMPIPSCRVMCEQAQQKCSPIMEKFNFHWPDSLDCSRLPTKNDPNHLCMEAPNNGSDELSDFQPKRTSSTVGGGAGGGAGGGAAGSVGGGGGGGGVAGSGRKDGVRDGADGGRESAAAVCGAGDPRKFHYVQKSGACAPRCSPRVDVYWSRTDKRFAAGWMAAWSVLCFASSAFTVLTFLVDPQRFRYPERPIIFLSMSYCVYSLGYLVRLSVGSDSVACDSDAGVPYIIQEGLESTGCTVVFLVLYYFGMASSIWWVILTLTWFLAAGKKWGHEAIEAHSSYFHLAAWAVPALKTILILTMRKVAGDELTGLCYVGSLDAEALTAFVLAPLACYLAAGTCFLLSGFVALFHIRRVMRTGGENTHKLERLMVRIGVFSVLYTVPATCVIACYFYERLNMGHWRTLAMDQRCLDGSGSGGSSSSSSSSLSAATSQLEGGRGGVAGEEGGECLLRSSIPAVEIFMVKVFMQLAVGITSGMWVWTSKTLQSWQGLFSRKLRKRTRRKATCVFTGAGGRYLKPPQPSAGLKGPHAGKYEAPGAGPTATCV; this is translated from the coding sequence ATGACGCTTTCGTCCGGTAAGCTGACTTTCCTTTGCTTGTTGCTGGCGTGCGGGGCTGCGTTCAGCTCCGTCATCAGCTCGCTGGACCCGGAGCAGCCGGGGGAGGGTCGCTGCCAGAAGATAGCCATCCCCATGTGCAAGGACATCGGCTACAACTTGACGGTCATGCCCAACCTGATGGGGCACGAGGACCAAAACGAGGCGGCCATCAAACTGCACGAGTTTGCTCCGCTTATCCAGGTGGGATGTCATAGCCACCTGCGCTTCTTCCTGTGCTCTCTCTACGCGCCCATGTGCTCCGAGAAGGTGTCCATGCCCATTCCGTCGTGCCGCGTGATGTGCGAGCAGGCGCAGCAAAAGTGCTCACCCATCATGGAGAAGTTCAACTTCCACTGGCCGGACTCACTGGACTGCTCCCGGCTGCCCACCAAAAACGACCCCAACCACCTGTGCATGGAGGCCCCCAACAACGGCTCAGACGAGCTCTCTGACTTCCAGCCCAAGAGGACCAGTAGCACTGTAggtggaggagcaggaggaggtgcaggaggaggTGCGGCGGGCAGCGTcggtggcggcggtggtggaggaggagtggcGGGGAGCGGACGCAAAGACGGGGTTAGAGACGGCGCGGACGGGGGCCGTGAGTCGGCAGCGGCGGTGTGCGGCGCCGGCGACCCGCGCAAGTTCCACTACGTGCAGAAGAGTGGCGCGTGCGCCCCCCGCTGCTCGCCGCGCGTGGACGTCTACTGGAGCCGCACGGACAAGCGCTTCGCCGCCGGCTGGATGGCCGCCTGGTCGGTGCTCTGCTTCGCCTCCTCGGCCTTCACTGTGCTCACCTTCCTCGTGGACCCGCAGCGCTTCCGCTACCCCGAGCGGCCCATCATCTTCCTCTCCATGTCCTACTGCGTCTACTCGCTGGGCTACCTGGTGCGCCTGTCCGTGGGCTCGGACAGCGTGGCCTGCGACAGCGACGCCGGCGTCCCCTACATCATCCAGGAGGGCCTGGAGAGCACCGGCTGCACCGTGGTCTTCCTCGTGCTCTACTACTTCGGCATGGCCAGCTCCATCTGGTGGGTCATCCTCACGCTCACCTGGTTCCTGGCGGCCGGCAAGAAGTGGGGCCACGAGGCCATCGAGGCGCACAGCTCCTACTTCCACCTGGCGGCCTGGGCGGTGCCCGCGCTCAAGaccatcctcatcctcaccaTGCGGAAGGTGGCGGGCGACGAGCTGACCGGCCTGTGCTACGTGGGCAGCCTGGACGCCGAGGCGCTGACGGCGTTCGTGCTGGCGCCGCTGGCGTGCTACCTGGCGGCGGGCACCTGCTTCCTGCTCTCGGGCTTCGTGGCGCTCTTCCACATCCGCCGCGTCATGCGCACGGGCGGCGAGAACACTCACAAACTGGAGCGGCTCATGGTGCGCATCGGCGTCTTCTCCGTGCTCTACACCGTGCCTGCCACCTGCGTCATCGCCTGCTACTTCTACGAGCGCCTCAACATGGGTCACTGGAGGACGCTGGCCATGGACCAGAGGTGCTTAGACGGCAGCGGAAGTGGAGGCTCgtcgtcgtcctcctcctcctcgttgtCGGCGGCGACGTCGCAGCTGGAGGGTGGCAGAGGTGGCGTGGCGGGCGAGGAGGGCGGCGAGTGCCTGCTGCGGAGCTCCATCCCGGCCGTGGAGATCTTCATGGTCAAGGTGTTCATGCAGCTGGCAGTGGGCATCACCAGCGGCATGTGGGTGTGGACGTCCAAGACGCTGCAGTCCTGGCAGGGCCTGTTCAGCCGCAAGCTGCGCAAGCGGACGCGCCGCAAGGCCACCTGCGTCTTCACCGGCGCCGGCGGACGCTACCTCAAGCCCCCGCAGCCCTCCGCTGGACTCAAGGGCCCCCACGCCGGAAAGTACGAGGCACCCGGGGCGGGACCCACGGCCACCTGCGtctga